A region of Streptomyces sp. NBC_01750 DNA encodes the following proteins:
- a CDS encoding PAC2 family protein, whose protein sequence is MLDPQDLYEWEPKGLAVVDMALAQESAGLVMLYHFDGYIDAGETGEQIVDNLIETLPHQVVARFDHDRLVDYRARRPLLTFRRDRWSGYETPTLDVRLVQDATGAPFLLLSGPEPDVEWERFAAAVAQIVERLGVRLSVNVHGIPMGVPHTRPVGLTPHGNRTDLMPGHRSPFDEAQVPGSAESLIEYRLMESGHDVLGVAAHVPHYVARSSYPDAALTALEAITAATGLVLPGVAHSLRTEAHRTQTEIERQIGEGDEELVALVQGLEHQYDAMAGAETRGSLVAEPVDLPSADEIGLEFERFLAEREGDA, encoded by the coding sequence GTGCTGGATCCGCAGGATTTGTACGAATGGGAGCCGAAGGGCCTCGCGGTCGTCGACATGGCGCTCGCGCAGGAGTCGGCGGGCCTGGTCATGCTGTACCACTTCGACGGATACATCGACGCGGGTGAGACCGGCGAGCAGATCGTCGACAACCTGATCGAGACGCTTCCCCACCAGGTCGTGGCCCGCTTCGACCACGACAGGCTCGTGGACTACCGGGCCCGACGTCCACTGCTGACCTTCCGGCGCGATCGCTGGAGCGGCTACGAGACCCCGACGCTCGACGTCCGGCTCGTCCAGGACGCCACGGGCGCACCGTTCCTGCTGCTGTCGGGACCCGAGCCGGATGTGGAGTGGGAGCGCTTCGCCGCCGCCGTCGCACAGATCGTCGAGCGGCTCGGAGTGCGCCTCTCGGTCAACGTGCACGGCATCCCGATGGGCGTGCCGCACACCCGCCCTGTCGGCCTCACCCCGCACGGCAACCGCACGGACCTCATGCCGGGTCACCGCAGCCCCTTCGACGAGGCGCAGGTGCCGGGTAGCGCGGAGTCGCTGATCGAGTACCGCCTGATGGAGTCCGGCCACGATGTCCTGGGCGTTGCCGCGCATGTGCCGCACTATGTCGCCCGTTCCTCGTACCCGGACGCGGCGCTGACCGCCCTGGAGGCGATCACGGCCGCGACGGGCCTGGTCCTGCCGGGCGTTGCGCACTCGCTGCGTACCGAGGCGCATCGCACTCAGACCGAGATAGAGCGGCAGATCGGCGAGGGAGACGAGGAGTTGGTGGCGCTGGTGCAGGGACTTGAGCACCAGTACGACGCCATGGCGGGCGCCGAGACCAGAGGCAGTCTGGTCGCCGAGCCGGTGGACCTGCCGTCCGCCGACGAGATCGGCCTCGAATTCGAACGCTTTCTCGCGGAGCGGGAGGGTGACGCGTAG
- a CDS encoding DoxX family protein: MSATSAVTTTNVTAATAPGTTLSRRSHLAVRTLQIVLAVFMAIPSAGPKLVAHSSATEAFDKIGFGDWFMYLTGGLELAGAIAVVIPVLSGLSALAFMGLMIGAFVTQMTVFDGQYAITPVILFVIFGGIAWVRRNHTAELVALVRKRL, from the coding sequence ATGTCCGCAACGAGCGCCGTCACCACCACGAACGTCACGGCCGCCACCGCCCCCGGAACGACGCTGAGCCGCCGCTCGCACCTCGCGGTACGCACGCTCCAGATCGTCCTCGCGGTGTTCATGGCGATCCCGAGCGCCGGGCCCAAGCTTGTCGCCCATTCCTCCGCGACGGAGGCTTTCGACAAGATCGGCTTCGGCGACTGGTTCATGTATCTGACGGGCGGTCTGGAGCTGGCCGGTGCGATCGCGGTCGTGATCCCGGTCCTCTCCGGACTTTCTGCGCTCGCCTTCATGGGCCTGATGATCGGCGCCTTCGTCACGCAGATGACCGTGTTCGACGGCCAGTACGCGATCACGCCCGTCATCCTCTTCGTCATCTTCGGCGGGATCGCCTGGGTGCGGCGCAATCACACGGCCGAGCTCGTCGCCCTCGTGCGCAAGCGCCTCTAG
- a CDS encoding class I SAM-dependent methyltransferase → MFQDFEPEATRRNAGDSESSRASRGWWDRNADEYQTEHGAFLGDDRFVWGPEGLDEAEAGLLGPAGSLKGLAVLEIGAGAAQCSRWLAAQGARPVALDLSHRQLQHALRIGDSAGRVPLVEADAGALPFREGSFDLACSAYGAVPFVAEPVKVFQEVRRVLRPGGRWVFSVTHPIRWAFPDEPGPEGLSVASSYFDRTPYVEQDEQGRAVYVEHHRTLGDRVRDVVAGGFRLVDLVEPEWPAWNSQEWGGWSPLRGHLIPGTAIFVCERD, encoded by the coding sequence ATGTTCCAAGATTTTGAGCCGGAAGCCACCCGCCGTAATGCCGGGGACTCGGAGAGCAGCCGCGCCAGCCGCGGCTGGTGGGACCGGAACGCCGACGAGTACCAGACCGAGCACGGTGCGTTCCTCGGGGACGACCGTTTCGTCTGGGGGCCGGAAGGTCTCGACGAGGCGGAGGCCGGTCTGCTGGGGCCCGCCGGGTCGCTGAAGGGACTCGCTGTCCTCGAGATCGGCGCGGGCGCGGCACAGTGCTCGCGCTGGCTGGCCGCGCAGGGCGCGCGCCCGGTGGCCCTGGACCTCTCCCACCGTCAGCTCCAGCACGCGCTCCGGATCGGCGACAGCGCCGGCCGCGTACCGCTGGTGGAGGCGGACGCGGGGGCGCTGCCGTTCCGGGAGGGCTCCTTCGACCTGGCGTGCTCGGCCTACGGCGCGGTTCCGTTCGTGGCCGAACCGGTGAAGGTCTTCCAGGAGGTACGACGTGTACTGCGGCCGGGCGGGCGGTGGGTCTTCTCGGTCACACACCCGATCCGCTGGGCCTTCCCCGACGAGCCGGGGCCCGAGGGTCTCTCGGTGGCCTCCTCGTACTTCGACCGCACTCCGTACGTCGAACAGGACGAACAGGGGCGCGCGGTCTACGTCGAGCACCACAGGACACTCGGCGACCGGGTCCGGGACGTGGTGGCGGGAGGTTTCCGGCTGGTGGACCTGGTCGAGCCGGAGTGGCCTGCCTGGAACAGCCAGGAGTGGGGTGGCTGGTCCCCGCTGCGCGGACATCTGATCCCGGGGACTGCGATCTTCGTCTGCGAGCGCGACTGA
- a CDS encoding slipin family protein gives MVEELVAAGAAAASACVLYAIAGARVVKQYERGVVFRLGRLRNEVRAPGFTMIVPFIDRLRKVNMQIVTMPVPAQDGITRDNVTVRVDAVIYFKVVDAPDAIVQVEDYRFAVSQMAQTSLRSIIGKSDLDDLLSNREKLNQGLELMIDSPAIGWGVQIDRVEIKDVSLPEAMKRSMARQAEADRERRARVINADAELQASKKLAEAAKEMSQQPAALQLRLLQTVVAVAAEKNSTLVLPFPVELLRFLERAQQPAQSPSEEQRALQSHPAQPASQPESPPVENPPVESSPVQPVPPLPPAVPPAA, from the coding sequence ATGGTCGAGGAACTGGTGGCTGCCGGCGCGGCGGCAGCGTCCGCTTGTGTGCTGTACGCGATAGCGGGCGCGAGGGTGGTCAAGCAGTACGAGCGGGGCGTGGTCTTCCGCCTGGGCCGGCTGCGCAACGAGGTCCGGGCCCCGGGCTTCACCATGATCGTCCCCTTCATCGACCGGCTGCGTAAGGTCAATATGCAGATCGTGACGATGCCGGTGCCCGCGCAGGACGGCATCACGCGGGACAACGTGACGGTCAGGGTCGACGCCGTGATCTATTTCAAGGTCGTGGACGCCCCCGATGCCATTGTCCAGGTGGAGGACTACCGTTTCGCGGTCTCGCAGATGGCGCAGACATCACTGCGGTCGATCATCGGCAAGAGCGATCTGGACGATCTGCTCTCCAACCGCGAAAAGCTCAATCAGGGGCTGGAGTTGATGATCGACAGTCCGGCGATCGGCTGGGGTGTGCAGATCGACCGCGTCGAGATCAAGGACGTGTCCCTGCCCGAGGCCATGAAGCGCTCGATGGCGCGCCAGGCCGAGGCGGACCGGGAGCGCCGGGCACGGGTCATCAACGCCGACGCCGAGCTCCAGGCGTCCAAGAAGCTGGCGGAGGCCGCCAAGGAGATGTCCCAGCAGCCGGCCGCCCTTCAGCTGAGGCTGCTGCAGACCGTCGTCGCCGTCGCGGCCGAGAAGAACTCCACCCTGGTGCTGCCCTTCCCGGTGGAGCTGCTGCGCTTCCTGGAACGGGCCCAGCAGCCCGCGCAGTCCCCGTCCGAGGAGCAGCGGGCCCTGCAGTCACATCCCGCACAGCCGGCGTCGCAGCCCGAGTCACCGCCGGTGGAGAACCCGCCGGTGGAGTCGTCGCCGGTCCAGCCGGTGCCGCCGCTGCCGCCCGCGGTGCCTCCCGCCGCCTGA
- a CDS encoding acyltransferase domain-containing protein, which produces MTNAWVELPAADGLAEALLDLAVPHEDINELLALRDPMMADPGLRRLLESGVRELVQDMGKIGGGGELPRLPEESGAVGRWLPVYVFVAALPYVRAYHCEQSVPDDVSRRTLADLGRNVLVHRRRRGTGGLLIPGWIGLHFRGEIYQLGRLQFQRSRLGGRTGAAVRAAGLPFGPGDLALNVHIPDFLGPITPEACDRSLARAREFFARHFPEEPYRVATCHSWLLDPQLAEYLPKDSNIVRFQDRFRTAYKEKEADDGAPLAFVFGDPERPLDSLPRRTGVERAVGDHLRAGRHWYGGHGWFAI; this is translated from the coding sequence GTGACAAACGCGTGGGTGGAGCTGCCGGCCGCGGACGGCCTGGCCGAGGCACTGCTGGATCTGGCGGTGCCGCACGAGGACATCAATGAACTCCTCGCCCTGCGGGACCCGATGATGGCGGACCCCGGTCTGCGCCGGCTCCTGGAGTCGGGGGTGCGGGAGCTGGTCCAGGACATGGGGAAGATCGGCGGTGGCGGGGAACTGCCGCGGCTGCCCGAGGAGTCGGGGGCGGTCGGCCGCTGGCTCCCGGTGTACGTCTTCGTCGCCGCGCTCCCGTATGTACGGGCGTACCACTGTGAGCAGTCCGTCCCGGACGATGTTTCCCGCCGTACGCTCGCCGACCTCGGGCGCAATGTCCTTGTTCACCGACGGCGCCGCGGCACGGGCGGGCTGTTGATACCGGGCTGGATCGGCCTGCACTTCCGGGGCGAGATCTACCAGTTGGGGCGGCTGCAGTTCCAGCGTTCCCGGCTCGGTGGCCGGACCGGTGCGGCCGTGCGGGCGGCGGGGCTGCCTTTCGGGCCCGGCGACCTCGCACTGAATGTGCACATCCCGGATTTCCTCGGGCCGATCACGCCCGAGGCATGCGACCGATCCCTTGCGAGAGCCCGGGAGTTCTTCGCCCGTCACTTCCCCGAAGAGCCGTACCGCGTGGCCACCTGCCACTCCTGGCTGCTCGACCCGCAGCTGGCCGAGTATCTGCCGAAGGACTCCAACATCGTCCGCTTCCAGGACCGTTTCCGGACCGCGTACAAGGAGAAGGAGGCTGACGACGGCGCTCCGCTCGCGTTCGTGTTCGGCGATCCGGAGCGGCCGCTGGACTCGCTGCCGCGCCGAACCGGCGTGGAGCGCGCCGTCGGCGACCATCTGCGAGCGGGCCGGCACTGGTACGGCGGGCACGGCTGGTTCGCGATATGA
- the rpsA gene encoding 30S ribosomal protein S1, with translation MTSSTETTATTPQVAVNDIGNEEAFLAAIDETIKYFNDGDIVDGVIVKVDRDEVLLDIGYKTEGVIPSRELSIKHDVDPNEVVKVGDEIEALVLQKEDKEGRLILSKKRAQYERAWGTIEKIKEEDGIVTGTVIEVVKGGLILDIGLRGFLPASLVEMRRVRDLQPYVGKELEAKIIELDKNRNNVVLSRRAWLEQTQSEVRQTFLTTLQKGQVRSGVVSSIVNFGAFVDLGGVDGLVHVSELSWKHIDHPSEVVEVGQEVTVEVLDVDMDRERVSLSLKATQEDPWQQFARTHQIGQVVPGKVTKLVPFGAFVRVDEGIEGLVHISELAERHVEIPEQVVQVNDEIFVKVIDIDLERRRISLSLKQANESFGADPASVEFDPTLYGMAASYDDQGNYIYPEGFDPETNDWLSGFETQREAWETQYAEAQQRFEQHQAQVIKSREADEAAAAEGAAAPAGGAPAGVSGGSYSSESDDNSGALASDEALAALREKLAGGQS, from the coding sequence ATGACGAGCAGCACCGAGACCACCGCCACCACTCCGCAGGTAGCGGTCAACGACATCGGTAACGAGGAAGCCTTCCTCGCCGCGATCGACGAGACGATCAAGTACTTCAACGACGGCGACATCGTCGACGGCGTCATCGTGAAGGTCGACCGGGACGAGGTCCTGCTCGACATCGGTTACAAGACCGAAGGTGTCATCCCGAGCCGCGAGCTCTCGATCAAGCACGACGTCGACCCGAACGAGGTCGTCAAGGTCGGCGACGAGATCGAAGCCCTTGTTCTCCAGAAGGAGGACAAGGAAGGCCGCCTGATCCTCTCGAAGAAGCGCGCTCAGTACGAGCGTGCCTGGGGCACCATCGAGAAGATCAAGGAAGAGGACGGCATCGTCACCGGTACCGTCATCGAGGTCGTCAAGGGTGGTCTCATCCTCGACATCGGCCTCCGTGGCTTCCTGCCGGCCTCCCTCGTCGAGATGCGCCGCGTCCGCGACCTCCAGCCCTACGTGGGCAAGGAGCTCGAGGCGAAGATCATCGAGCTGGACAAGAACCGCAACAACGTGGTCCTGTCCCGCCGCGCCTGGCTCGAGCAGACCCAGTCCGAGGTTCGCCAGACGTTCCTCACCACCCTGCAGAAGGGTCAGGTCCGCTCCGGCGTCGTCTCCTCGATCGTCAACTTCGGTGCGTTCGTGGACCTGGGTGGCGTCGACGGTCTCGTCCACGTCTCCGAGCTCTCCTGGAAGCACATCGACCACCCCTCCGAGGTTGTCGAGGTCGGCCAGGAAGTCACCGTCGAGGTCCTCGACGTCGACATGGACCGCGAGCGCGTCTCCCTGTCGCTCAAGGCGACGCAGGAAGACCCGTGGCAGCAGTTCGCCCGGACCCACCAGATCGGTCAGGTCGTCCCGGGTAAGGTCACCAAGCTCGTTCCGTTCGGTGCGTTCGTCCGCGTCGACGAGGGCATCGAGGGTCTGGTCCACATCTCCGAGCTGGCCGAGCGCCACGTGGAGATCCCGGAGCAGGTCGTCCAGGTCAACGACGAGATCTTCGTCAAGGTCATCGACATCGACCTCGAGCGTCGTCGCATCAGCCTCTCGCTGAAGCAGGCCAACGAGTCCTTCGGTGCCGACCCGGCCTCGGTCGAGTTCGACCCGACGCTGTACGGCATGGCCGCGTCGTACGACGACCAGGGGAACTACATCTACCCCGAGGGCTTCGACCCGGAGACCAACGACTGGCTGTCGGGCTTCGAGACCCAGCGCGAGGCGTGGGAGACCCAGTACGCCGAGGCGCAGCAGCGCTTCGAGCAGCACCAGGCCCAGGTCATCAAGTCCCGCGAGGCCGACGAGGCCGCTGCCGCCGAGGGCGCTGCTGCCCCGGCCGGTGGTGCCCCCGCGGGTGTCTCGGGCGGTTCGTACTCCTCGGAGTCGGACGACAACTCCGGCGCCCTGGCGTCGGACGAGGCCCTGGCTGCCCTGCGCGAGAAGCTGGCCGGCGGCCAGAGCTGA
- a CDS encoding tetratricopeptide repeat protein, with translation MPKSNPDTHVIDYRAAEHLLAARDPRGAVKLLDSVIAAHPENTAARLLRARAFFAAAQLRPAELEFELVLEREPDNAFAHFALARTFERAGRPEQAKRHFRLAAALDPKPEYLKAARFDAEA, from the coding sequence GTGCCCAAGAGCAACCCGGATACGCACGTCATCGACTACCGAGCGGCCGAGCATCTGCTGGCCGCGAGGGATCCGCGCGGGGCCGTGAAACTGCTGGACTCGGTCATCGCTGCCCACCCGGAGAACACCGCGGCGCGGCTGCTGAGGGCCCGTGCTTTCTTCGCGGCGGCACAACTGCGCCCGGCCGAGCTCGAGTTCGAGCTGGTCCTGGAGCGCGAGCCGGACAATGCTTTCGCGCACTTCGCACTTGCCCGCACCTTCGAGCGGGCCGGTCGCCCGGAACAGGCGAAGCGTCACTTCCGCCTGGCGGCGGCGCTGGACCCGAAGCCCGAGTATCTGAAGGCCGCGCGCTTCGACGCGGAGGCCTGA
- a CDS encoding DUF6343 family protein, with translation MRTGSEPITARSPLRLRFWLTVWGLIWAAAGTAAFTLAGRPGWAAACGALMLIVTIDLAMVLRHIHQGPHYQPGRDIPPYEPDHGGRRPRPGQ, from the coding sequence ATGCGCACTGGGAGTGAACCGATAACTGCACGCAGTCCCCTGCGGTTGCGGTTCTGGCTGACTGTATGGGGCCTGATCTGGGCCGCCGCGGGCACAGCGGCCTTCACCCTGGCCGGACGCCCCGGCTGGGCGGCAGCCTGCGGAGCGCTGATGCTGATCGTCACGATCGATCTGGCCATGGTTCTGCGTCATATCCACCAGGGCCCGCATTACCAGCCCGGTCGCGACATACCGCCGTACGAACCGGACCACGGCGGCCGTCGGCCCAGACCCGGTCAGTAG
- the coaE gene encoding dephospho-CoA kinase — protein sequence MLKVGLTGGIGAGKSEVSRLLVSYGAVLIDADKIAREVVEPGTPGLAAVVDAFGSGILAADGTLDRPKLGSIVFADPDRLAALNAIVHPLVGARSMELEGTARPDAVVIHDVPLLTENGLAALYDLVVVVDASPETQLDRLVRLRGMAESEARARMAAQATREQRRAVADLVIDNDGPLEQLEPQVRKVWAELTRRAAAESGSR from the coding sequence ATGCTGAAGGTGGGCCTGACCGGCGGAATCGGAGCCGGCAAGAGCGAAGTCTCCCGTCTGCTCGTCTCGTACGGAGCGGTACTGATCGACGCCGACAAGATCGCTCGCGAGGTCGTCGAGCCCGGAACCCCTGGGCTGGCCGCTGTCGTCGATGCCTTCGGCTCCGGGATCCTGGCCGCGGACGGCACCCTGGACCGGCCGAAGCTCGGCTCGATCGTCTTCGCCGACCCCGACCGGCTGGCGGCGCTCAATGCGATCGTCCATCCGCTGGTCGGAGCGCGCTCGATGGAGCTGGAGGGCACGGCAAGGCCGGACGCGGTCGTGATCCATGACGTGCCGCTGCTCACCGAGAACGGTCTGGCGGCGCTGTACGACCTGGTGGTCGTGGTGGACGCATCGCCCGAGACGCAGCTGGACCGGCTCGTACGGCTGCGCGGAATGGCGGAGTCCGAGGCGCGTGCGCGGATGGCCGCGCAGGCCACGCGGGAGCAGCGGCGGGCCGTCGCGGATCTGGTCATTGACAATGACGGGCCGCTGGAACAGCTGGAGCCGCAGGTACGGAAGGTCTGGGCGGAGCTGACCCGGCGGGCCGCCGCGGAGTCCGGCTCCCGTTAG
- a CDS encoding carboxylesterase/lipase family protein, translating to MTHGEPVCTTRQGVVRGRLTGSGVSAFLGIPYAAAPRFAPPVGPESWQGVREASACGPTAPKAPYAPPFDALIPEDSIPGGDGEHGRDFLNLNVWTPSPGPGSRLPVLVWLHGGAFANGSGSASAYNGSAFARDGVVCVTLNYRLGAEGFLHLDGVPDNRGLLDQIAALEWVRDNIGAFGGDPDRVTVFGESAGAMSIGVLLTMDRSQGLFRRAILQSGAAHHFLRPESARLITARLAEKLAVTHPTREAFAAVPLPELLRAQAELRAEIGARPDPALWGEAALNMMPFEPVTDGLRLPAPECGVELLVGSNREEYRLFLVPTERLDVLSERKLRATAAAYGLDPDKALPVYREARPEAVPGEIFDALATDWFYRIPAIRLAEAVPGSYMYEFARCSPRFDGSLGACHGSELAFVFDNLHDPAYAPMIGDGPQQEVADAMHGAWVAFATRGDPGWAPYDAGGSRTTMVFDEVSGPVTDPRGQERALWDGVR from the coding sequence GTGACGCATGGTGAACCGGTGTGCACGACTCGGCAGGGTGTGGTCCGCGGCCGTCTCACCGGCTCGGGGGTGTCGGCCTTCCTGGGCATTCCGTATGCCGCCGCGCCCCGGTTCGCGCCGCCGGTCGGGCCCGAGTCGTGGCAGGGCGTACGAGAGGCATCGGCGTGCGGTCCGACCGCGCCCAAAGCCCCGTACGCACCGCCCTTCGACGCACTCATCCCCGAGGACTCGATCCCCGGAGGTGACGGCGAGCACGGCAGGGACTTCCTCAATCTGAACGTCTGGACGCCTTCGCCGGGGCCGGGCAGTCGGCTGCCGGTGCTGGTGTGGCTGCACGGCGGTGCGTTCGCGAACGGCTCAGGGTCGGCGTCGGCGTACAACGGCAGTGCGTTCGCGCGCGACGGTGTGGTGTGCGTGACGCTCAACTACCGCCTGGGTGCGGAGGGTTTCCTGCATCTGGACGGCGTACCGGACAACCGCGGGCTGCTCGACCAGATCGCCGCACTGGAGTGGGTACGGGACAACATCGGGGCCTTCGGCGGTGATCCGGACCGGGTGACCGTGTTCGGTGAGTCGGCGGGGGCGATGAGCATCGGCGTACTGCTGACGATGGACCGGTCGCAGGGCCTGTTCCGCCGGGCGATCCTGCAGAGCGGCGCCGCTCACCATTTCCTGCGTCCGGAGTCCGCCCGGCTGATCACGGCCAGGCTGGCGGAGAAGCTGGCCGTCACCCACCCCACTCGCGAGGCTTTCGCCGCCGTACCCCTGCCTGAACTCCTCCGTGCGCAGGCGGAGCTGAGGGCCGAGATCGGCGCGCGTCCCGACCCGGCGCTGTGGGGTGAGGCGGCGCTGAACATGATGCCCTTCGAGCCGGTGACCGACGGCCTGCGACTGCCGGCGCCGGAGTGCGGTGTCGAACTGCTCGTGGGCAGTAACCGGGAGGAGTACCGGCTGTTCCTGGTACCGACCGAGCGACTGGACGTGCTGTCCGAGCGGAAGCTGCGGGCGACGGCGGCGGCATACGGCCTCGATCCGGACAAGGCGCTTCCGGTCTACCGTGAGGCAAGGCCGGAAGCGGTGCCCGGAGAGATCTTCGACGCGTTGGCGACGGACTGGTTCTACCGGATTCCGGCGATCCGGCTGGCCGAGGCGGTGCCCGGCTCGTACATGTACGAGTTCGCCCGGTGCTCGCCGCGCTTCGACGGCAGTCTGGGGGCATGCCACGGCTCCGAGCTGGCGTTCGTCTTCGACAACCTCCACGATCCGGCGTACGCGCCCATGATCGGTGACGGGCCGCAGCAGGAGGTCGCGGACGCCATGCACGGAGCGTGGGTGGCGTTCGCGACGAGGGGGGACCCGGGCTGGGCTCCGTACGACGCCGGCGGATCGCGCACGACGATGGTCTTCGACGAGGTATCGGGGCCGGTGACGGACCCGCGGGGGCAGGAGCGGGCACTCTGGGACGGGGTGCGCTGA